The DNA segment GGGCGACGCCGACGAGGAAGACGACCGCCGACAGTATCGGGGAACCGGCGACGAGGTTCGACGGTGCCATACGGCGGACTCACCGGACGGGTCGTGACTGGGCGGCGGTGACGGCGCGCTTCGACCGACCGCCCTCTCTGTCGGCGGATGGCTCGAACACGTTCGCACGAACCAGCGGAACGGTAATAAGCGTTGGTCGGCCGACGCGGCGCGTCCGGTCGCGCTTCGGCCCGTCTCGGTTACGGCGCCTCCGTCACCCCGCCGGTCCCCCGCCGCCGTGAACTCGTTCGAGGAACGACCGGACGGCGGCGGTGAAGTAGTCCGAGGCGTCGAGGTTCGAGGCGTGGCCGGCGTCCGGCACCTCGTCGACCTCGACGTCGGAAAGGCGGGCCGCCAGTTCCGCCGCGTGGCGCTTGACGAAGGGGAGTTCTCGTTCGCCGTACAGCACCAGCGTCGGGACCGCGATGGCCGAGAGGTCGACCGACTCCTCGTGGAACCTCGTCATCGCGAGAATCACCTTGGCGAACTCGTCGGTGGCCATCTTCGGGCCGGTTTCTCTGAGCCGTTCGACGTTCTCGTAGTCGCCGCCGGCCCCGGCGAAGAGTCGCTCGGTGAGCCACACGTTGGCTTTCTCGACCCGCTCGTACCCGACGAGTCGGACCGGCGGAATCAGCGCGTTCAGGACGATTCGGCGCAGGAACCACTCGCCCCGGGTGAGGATTCGGGGAGTGAACGTGTCCGCGAGTATCAGTCCGGCCACCCGGTCGGGGTACTTCGCCGCGTAGGTCTGGGCGACGAGGCCGCCCATCGAGAGGCCGCAGAGGACCGGTCGCCCGACTGCGAGCGTGTCGAGCAGCGCGTCGAGGTCCTCGGCGAACAGGTCAATCGAGTACGCGGGCACGGCCGAACCGGCGGTTCGGCCGTGCCCGCGGAGGTCGTAGACGAGCGTCTCGTAATTGTCGGCGAGCGCGGCCGCTTGCTCGTCCCACATCGAGTGGTCGAGGATGGAGGCGTGGACGAAGACGATCGGCGGCCCCTCGCCGCGCCGCTCGTAGTACGTCTCGACGTCACCCGTTCGAACCGTCGGCATGCGGTCGAGAGACGCGCTCGACGGACATTAACGTACGGCCGAGCGTTCGGTCCCCCGGTCCGCTACGTTCGCGAACGGCGATTTCCCGTCGCCCGAGTCGGAGCCGACCGCGACGAAACGGGAACGTTCCTCGCCCCGTCACGACGGGTCGAGACGCGAGAAGAGACCGGGGTACTCGACGACGAGTCCGTCCCCGTCGACCGCCAACTCGGCGGTGAAGTCGCCGTCGACGGCGTCGTATCGGAATCGTCCACCTTCCTCGTCGAGGGAGTCGAGGCAGGTGTATCGCTGGACGTCGGCCTCGATGCGCAGTTCCGGGACGCTGACGTAGGCGACCGTCAGTTCCGCGGACTCGCCGGCGTCGAGGTTCAGCCGTCGAATCGGCAGCAAGTTGGTGAACGGCCTCGCCGAAACGTCGACGTCTGTCGCTCCCGCCAGCGCCGGACGTTCCTCGCCCCGCCCGTCGAACCACGTTCCGTCGCCGTCGGCGCGGAGCGTCGTCGACGCCGCGGTGCGACCGAGCGTCGCGACGTGGACTCGCCTCGTGTGCCAGCGTCGGTCGCAGTCTATCTCGTAGTAGACGCGGAACGGACGGTCGTCGTTCGTTCCGACGACGACGCCGGTCGCGGCTACTCCCGCCTCGTCTTCGTCGAGTCGAAGGTGTTCGATTCCGGTTTCTTCGACCGGCGTCCAGAACGCGTCCCGGTGCATGCGCAGGCGATACTCCGGGCGGCGATAACCTTCTACCGCCCAGCGGCCGCCTCCGACGACGGCGCCGTCCTGGATGGAGTCGAACCGGCGGTCCTGCGTCCGACTCACCCCCTACGGACGTTCGTCGCCGCGAACCGCGACGTAGTTGACGATGTCGTCGCCGGGTCGTATCGGTTCCTTCTCCAGGACGTCGTAGCCGAGGTCGGTGAGTTCGGACTCGACCTCGTCGTGCGAACAGCCGAGGTGCGGGTGGACCTCGACGGTCACCAGTCGGGGTCGGAACCTGATTCCGCGGAGGATTTCGAGTTCGGCCCCCTCGCAGTCGAGGTCGAGGACGTCGCACTCGGGTAACTCCTCGGGCGGGAGCGCCTCGCCGTCGGCCGACCCGAAGATTCGCTCGCTGGTGTCGGAAACCGACCCGACCGCGGCGTGCTCGACCGTCACCACGTCGCCGACCCGGTTGGCGCGAATCGTCCGTCGAATCGTCTCCAGCATCTTCGAACTCGGCTCGAACGTCGTCACGTCGCCTTCGAAGTGGGTCATCCGCGCGGCGACGACCGTGGTCGTGCCCCAGCCGCCGCCCACCACGACGACGCGGTCGCCCCGGCGGACCCGACGGCGCAGCGCCGCGACGACGGTGTT comes from the Halorussus vallis genome and includes:
- a CDS encoding alpha/beta fold hydrolase, with amino-acid sequence MPTVRTGDVETYYERRGEGPPIVFVHASILDHSMWDEQAAALADNYETLVYDLRGHGRTAGSAVPAYSIDLFAEDLDALLDTLAVGRPVLCGLSMGGLVAQTYAAKYPDRVAGLILADTFTPRILTRGEWFLRRIVLNALIPPVRLVGYERVEKANVWLTERLFAGAGGDYENVERLRETGPKMATDEFAKVILAMTRFHEESVDLSAIAVPTLVLYGERELPFVKRHAAELAARLSDVEVDEVPDAGHASNLDASDYFTAAVRSFLERVHGGGGPAG
- a CDS encoding putative glycolipid-binding domain-containing protein, which codes for MHRDAFWTPVEETGIEHLRLDEDEAGVAATGVVVGTNDDRPFRVYYEIDCDRRWHTRRVHVATLGRTAASTTLRADGDGTWFDGRGEERPALAGATDVDVSARPFTNLLPIRRLNLDAGESAELTVAYVSVPELRIEADVQRYTCLDSLDEEGGRFRYDAVDGDFTAELAVDGDGLVVEYPGLFSRLDPS
- a CDS encoding FkbM family methyltransferase, which encodes MLDATEEPAPRTRVLNGVAVPGTEFDEANDYHPDHENTVVAALRRRVRRGDRVVVVGGGWGTTTVVAARMTHFEGDVTTFEPSSKMLETIRRTIRANRVGDVVTVEHAAVGSVSDTSERIFGSADGEALPPEELPECDVLDLDCEGAELEILRGIRFRPRLVTVEVHPHLGCSHDEVESELTDLGYDVLEKEPIRPGDDIVNYVAVRGDERP